Genomic DNA from Oncorhynchus mykiss isolate Arlee chromosome 2, USDA_OmykA_1.1, whole genome shotgun sequence:
gtagtagtgtggatgtctgtgtgtagaatagttatgatgtgtagtagtgtggatgtctgtgtgtagaatagttatgatgtgtagtagtgtggatgtctgtgtgtagaatagttatgatgtgtagtagtgtggatgtctgtgtgtaGAATAGTTATGATGTCTAGTagtgtggatgtctgtgtgtaGAACTTGGCTGTTACCTTTGGAACCCTCACCCGGGAAGGGAAAGTCACTTGGCAAGGTGTCTCTGGAATGAACAacatgtccatctgtctgtctgtagactgTCAACTGTCTCAGTCAGGCATGGGTTCACAaagtattttttttcttcctaaTAGTTTTAATTTGTTTGGTTGAGTCAACCTGGCCTGAGGTGTCAGATAGAAGGGGGTGCACTGTTGGCACGATTCCATTGTCTCTATTGCCCTTGGCAAACCTCAATCCAGTCAAGCTTAAGTATTAGAAAGAAAACTAATAcagtttgaacccaggtctggtggaCTGTCTTTCTCAGACAGTGGTATTGAGTGTAGGCCTCCGTCATGCATGAGCACTGATAAGCACTGATAAGCAACACAATTTGCTTCAACCCAGTTTTCCACTGGAAATGTCACCATAATGTTCAATCCTCTTTTCACTCAGCATGCGCTTACTTTATCAACTGAACTGCAAACAGTCCAGATATAGATGAAGTCTGAGTCAAGCTCTATTGGTTCTGTGAGTGTTAGTATTGGctcagtacagatgtaggatcttaatttgatcactctgttgcaggagaactttcctacaatgcaggaaatgtaaaacttgtaatgtatttgaggtttaaaaagtattctgaagtttgtaattttcacTTAGAAATCttataattataatccacatcataattcacatttcctgtttctgcaggattatttttctgctgtagcaaactggctcataTTAAGAACCTACATCTGTACCTTCTGGTTAGGTCTGTGAAAACTGTGCCACTGCCTTCTAGGATGGGACATTTAGCCTATTTCCTGGTGTGCtgctgtgtgtaatgtgtattgCTGCAGATGTAAAAGTGTTCCAGTAAATTAATTAGGCCCATAAAACACTCCATTAACCAGAGGAGGCAGAAGAGGCTGCTCCgtacagaggagagaagaaggaaaTGACTCGACATGCACAGCCGCAGACTACCCCCCTCCCCAAATCCATAACGGTGTTTATGAGGTTTTAATTGATAGGCCATAAAGATGAGGAGCGTTTATGGCTGCCAGCTTGGTGAGAGAGTAGGGAGTTTAGAATTTGTGGATGAAGATTTCTCATTCCCCCAATGTgatcttttttttaaaacaaatgttttactttttattGAATCACATGTACTGTACAGTCAATTAGTACTGTCTTGTGATCTTGTTGAGATGTTTTATCGTGTGAGACATTAAGCTGTAATGAGACATTGTGCAAACGTGTTATTTGCCTCAACGTATCTGTGAGAATagcatcagtcagtcagtgaattCATAGTAACTCAGTTcattagcagagagagagagataacaataCAATGTCATCCACTGagtgttcctgtcctgtctgaggctaaataataatgataataatgagttCATTATTTCCCCATACATTTCTGAGAGAATGGCATGGGATTTagtcagttcatcagagaactATCACAGCACCTTTCTCACTGTTCTTATCAGAGGCAATGGTGGGTGATTCACACAGTAGCAGGTAGAGGTGTACTAGTCTACACTGATTAACACACAGCTAGTAGGGAACACAGAAGTTCACCTCTGGTTGAACTGCCTCTATGTGTACTAGTACTGATAACCTCTTTGCCTTGTCCTATTGGCTAGTACTGATAACCCTTCCACCTTCCGTCCCTTCCTATTGGCCAGAGCCTGTCCCTGTGATCCCTGACCTTTCTTAGGCAATACTCTGTGTTTACAGCAAGATAAGAACACTTTATCACATAAAGGAGTTGGTGTGTATGTCATGGACTGAAATGCGTGACCTGACCTGATCCTAGGAGAATACTATTCTGTATGTTTTTGATAGTGTTTGTATAGAACATGTATTTCTTGATTGTGTGTATTTTAGAAATCAAAgttttgtatgtgtatgtatgtgcatgtgcctgtatatgtgtctgtgtgcGAGTGAGCGTGTGCACATGCATggggtgtgcgtgcgtgcgtgggtgagtgggtgggtggaatGGATCAGTGTTTGGCCAGAGTAAACCCTGTCCAGGCTTTTCCATCCATCTTCTCCAACTTGATTCATCATAGTGAACAAAATCCATACAGGGAGGCCTGGGACCTGAAATTGGccctggcatttctaacacactggcccatttTCTTCCTTGACGCCCCTACACCTGACCATTTTTTCCCTTGATGCCACATTATTATCCAGATAATTCTTATTATTTGTGAAAATAAATAAAGTTGGACAGTCCCACTCAGCTAAAAATgtaccagcccatctggcatttgcccgaAATGCCCGATGCCCAGTCCACCCCTGCTTTACAGAGAAATCAATTCCCATTTCCAAGTACTGTCTCCTGGCATGGTGTTCCTGTGGGCTTGGTTTAGCCAGACATAGCCCTTAATCGCATGTGTATTTGAACGGACAGCCTCCCCTCTGTTGTATGTTTGTTATAGGCCTTGTTACAATCCTGATGGAGAAACAAGTCCTTCCGAAAGCCTCTCTACcgctctttctcgctctcactctcgctctctttcactctctcttctctctctctcttctctcttctctttctctcttttctctctcacacacagacacacacacaccatgctctaATTACCAAACCGATGTTAGTGTGTATTTGCACCCTGagagtgaaaaaaataaaatcccCAGGTAGACAAAATGCACAAGCCACACTTGGATAAACAGTCTTATCAGTGGAGCTATCTTGTCTTGTTTAATGATGATCTTTATGTAATCCTAACACATAGTTAAATCAGGAATATACCTGTGTATCTACATGATCTACAgtccatactgtatgtgtatgcttCTGTAGGGATACTGAGTATAAAGGACTCCAGCTGTCTCTGGACCAGGTTACAGACACCAAGCCCTCCTTCCCCTTCAGCAGTGCTCCCACCAGCCTCACTGAGAACCGCAGAGCACCCAAGAGCAGAGTGTCCCGAGCTAAGGCCAAGGCTCGACTGTCCCCCTACACACAGGTGAGGCTCTATAGGAACATACAGCGCTGGTCCTGTACACATCCTTCACAGAGGCAACTCGCTATTTGAGCCAGGATACTGCATGATCTGTCAGTGATGGGAGGTGGCTTATACCTGATTTTTCACTTCTTGATTACCTGGGTAATGACTCTtatttctcctctctcgctctctgtctttctctctctctgtctctctccctctctccccctattgctcgctctctctatctgcaGTACACTGGTTTCCAGGCCGAGCGGTCAGAGTCGGACCAGGATAGTCCTTGGGCAGGATCTCCCCTCACAGACTCCGCTTCCCCTCAGCTGCTggagcagggggaggggcttggcgcCTCCTGTGCCTACAGGCAGTTCTCAGAGCCACGTCCCCTCTGCTACAGCCTCCCAATCACTGAGGAGCACCACCACCACATCTCCAGCGAAAGCCACCCCCACCTCGACAGACACGGCCACAACCAGACGTGCGAGCGGGGCCGCTGTGAGGCAGGGAGGTACTTCCTGGGTGCTCCCCAGGGTGGGACAGAGGCGTGGTGGGGAGCTGCCCGCTCTGTGCTGCCCCTGGTCAAGACCTCGTCCCTGGAGAATGGAGAGGGATACGAGAGCAGCGTGCCCCACATCACCTCCATCCACAGTCTGCATAGTAAGTCCCTATCCCTGGCCCTTTAGCTTGTATTACTGTAGGAGGCTGGAGATGGGTGAACTCCACTGTTGCAGGCTCAAAGACACACAGATTTGATTCGGGTTGGTACAAAAGCCTGCTCACACTTCAGATCTCCCACCTctgctttatttaacctttatttaaccaggaaagaaTATTGTGTTtaaaaaacacttttgcaatGGTGACCTGGAAGAGGTCAGCAGGAAAATACAGGTTAGTTTTAACCCTTAACCTGTAGGATAACATGCTGCTAGCGCTGCTTAGCCCTGGATATAGCTTCCTGTTGGCTCTaagatcagtgtcctgtccctcccTCTACAGACCGTGGCCAATGGGACCAGGACAGTGTGGTCAGCTCGCCAGACGGGGGCTCCGCCAGTGACTCAGGGGACCGTTACCGCGCAGACTACTTCCGGGTCAGCCCCCAGGAGCCGAGCAAGATCGAGACCCTGATCCGAGCCACGCAGCAGATGATCAAGGAGGAGGAGAATCGTCTGCAGCACCGCAGCAAGCTCCACCCAGGCCCTGACACTCCTCTAGGTCCTGCCAATGGCCTCCCGAAGGGCCCCGGACCCAGCTTCACCACTGACTACCCCCAGGGGGTGCTACATAGCGTGTTGTGCCGTGGCCTGGGTCAGGTGATCAGCACCGCATCAagccctgctcctctctccaggctCAGCAGCCCAGGGTCTGATCCCCTCCTCCCCAAGCCCAAAAACTACCTccaacagacaggacagacagacttgTCCCCTCTCCCCCAGCCCCTGCACCACCAGCTTGGCTGTCCAGGCCCCTGCTCAGACTCCTCCCCTGCCCCAGCCCTCTACCCTTCCCACCCCCAAACCCAAATGGGGAGGCCCTATCTGGACAAGCAAGCTGCTGCCTACTCCCTGACGGGCTATGCCCTGGAGCACCTGTATGACCCCAAGAGCCTCAGGGACTTCTGTTCCTCCGCTGGCTCCACCCACTACGACGTGACTTCACACCTGCGCATGCAGGCAGAGCAGGGGCCGGGACACAAGGGGACCTCCGTCATCATCACCAACGGCAGCTAACGCCTGCTTGTCCAATAACACTAAAGGGATGTCTAAAATGTcagcctattccctgtatagggaatagtgtgccatttccCTACAtgctatttttgaccagagcctgtgtagggctctggtcaaaagtaatgcactatatagggaatagggtgccatttcagatgcacacTAAAACACATGAAGAAGAAACTGGATCCATGGAATATTCATTCTATAGCCCAGCCTCAACGGCCTCTTCTGTGTCTTATCCAGCAAAAACATGTTTCCCTTTCTTTTAATCTTTACAGAGCTACATTATTCCATTTGCACTGCCAGAAATAGAGTTTAATTGTGGGAACCTCACCCCTATGGTTGATGATAGGGTTGTGGATATGTTTTGAGTTAACAGGACAGGGGTCAACGTTAGTGCACTTTTTAGTGTTGGTCAGAATccccttatcacaacacaactctaGAGTTAAAGTCAACTAGACCTGGTTAAATTGCTATATTTTTTGTCCGTGCTacagactgtctgtctgctaatacaggactagtgccagtgcactacttttaagaTAATAATTCAGGGGGTACTACAGCatcctcagcacccctactttccGTACCTATGATTAAAGGTGTGCAGTATAGAGATGAAGCAAAAATGACACAAAAAAAACTTCACAGACATCAACAATTATGCAAATTCATTCTATCTATGTTCTCCCTAGTAGGTAAGCTATGGATTAAGGGAAGTGTACCCACACTTTCAGAGAAAGCAAAGGGGGGGATTTAAGGGATACATGCAAGAGATACATATGCCTACATTTACATTGAGACACACAGCAGTTCACCTGGACTGTCAGGTAGCAGGCTTTACTTGGGCTAAATGTCTTGTTGGCGTGGATAACAGCATTTATTAGTGATTTGGTCTGTAGGGGTATAATATCACCTCAGTGAGGATACCAACATTATATACAACCTCTAATGAACAACCTTATTGAGATGTGATTACTGGTAGGCTAAGGACCAATATGATGGCATGGATTGTCTCATTTGCCAAGTGTAGTGGTAAACACTGAGGGGGAATTTAGCATGCTTTCAAGGTAAACACTGAGGGAGTTAGCATGCTAGCAAGGCTGAGGTGTGAGTTAGCATGCTAACAAGGTTGAGGTGGGAGTTAGCTTGCTAACAAGGATGAGGTGGGAGTTAGCATGCTAACAAGGCTGAGGTGGGAGTTAGCATGCTTAGAAGGATGAGGTGTGAGTTAGCATGCTAACAAGGATGAGGTGGGAGTTAGCATGCTAACTAGGCTGAGGTGGGAGTTAGCATGCTTAGAAGGATGAGGTGTGAGTTAGCATGCTAACAAGGATGAGGTGGGAGTTAGCATGCTAACTAGGCTGACGTGAGAGTTAGCATGTGTACCTCCGAGGCATGTCTTGTTAAATTGTCAACAAGGGTAATTGTACAGTTATTGTACAGGAAAGAGATGCCCATTGTTTATCGAACATATGATGAGATGAAGGAAAAATCAAGTGAGGTGAAATGGAGAGATTGTGTCTGATGTGGTTGATCGACTTGTGCACTGTTCTAATATTACAGAATGATGTAGTGGCAACGCTTGCTTGTACCAACATGACATTAGTTAATATTACCATAATAATGAGTTATATGACAATTCATGAAATGTTTTCACGAAGTCATGATACATGCAGCAATATGCAATCCAACCAGTTGGGTAGTCAGTTAGACAGCCTAAATCATTATCACATCTGATCATGATAATGCTTGTTTGTTATAAACTGGCATTACCTTTCTCTAACGCTTCatatcatgtttattatactgtTTTGTAGGCAGTGTGACACATTTATAGCGTTCCCCTGGATTCTGTTGTAAATGTGGTTACCATATCTCTTATATTTATaagtttggatttgtttttgtttttgtcagAGTCTGAATTGTGCTTTTCCAAAGTTATTTATGATGTAAATATGCTGAGAAAAAGACACCACTTTGAAGCACAAGGGAAAAGTTGTATTTATTCAATCAAAACAGTCTGCTTGCATATGAGTGTGTTTGATTTAAACAAATTCTATGAAAAAAATGAATAAACAACACTTTTTCCAAAGACAAAATGCTCATTATTTACATGTGTGTTTTCtattgtaggctactgtaggcATTTGAGTGTACATGCAATAATGAACTTATATTGGCTATAGATACTGAAAAACAtataagaaaaaaaatctattagACTACATGAAACTGTATCTTTACTATTACATTTACccataaaaagaaaagattacaTTCTGTCCAGCTAATAATACACTAAAAAACTGAAGTGAATTgcaagttgttgttttttaaaggcAAAAAAGACACCCCAAAACTGTGATGTTTACTTAAACCATTTTCTGCAACGATTCAATTTAATCACATTTCAGAGATTGGACATTTTAGCAGTGAGAAGCACACTAAATGTCCCCTGGTTATGTGTGGCTGCTATGGCAAATAAAGAGACTGATGAAAATCGATACGGGACAATCTCCAATTAAGCGAAAAGATTTGTGGGTCTAGAGAGGTCAGTGATGAGGAGcttcctcactctctttctccctctttttctctatcccccctctcctccccctctctctactgtctgATGGATGTTTACTGGGTGTTTGCTATAGTCGTTTCAACCCTAGACAGCTCAGGCTCCAGCACTGCATCACTCTCCCCATCTCTGTGCCTCTGTCTGCCATAGCCATTACATGGACATTAATACCCTTTAGGTTCTTCTTCACTTTGCTTCCTCAGCCAGGACCAGAAGGAAGGAGATATTTGTCATGGTATTGGActtctttttttaaatcacaagTTCATACAAAATAACATAGGTTGATAGGCAGGCTAGAGAGCTGATTTATAATCCCTTGTTAATAAATCATTAACAAACTAAGATTTCTCCTGAAATGTCAGAATAcacaaaaaaagagaaaaaaacaagcactTTAGAATCTAAATTATTACCATAGCGATCTAAAAAAATGAATATTCCCCTACAGGAATCCCGCATGAAAAACGTCTGCGGGAATACAGCAGAAAATACTGTATAGGATAGGAAGTCCTGCAGGATATTCCACAGGATTTTTGGGGCCACTTTCCTCTAGGACAAACCTGCTGGATCCTTTTCTCATCCTTCAGAGAATTTCATGTAGGACAATGCACAATCTTTCAAAAGAATGAACAGAAAGCACAATAAAACAGACAGCATGGTCATTTTATTATCCAATGTTTGATTGTCCATTTCACCATCACTGCATAAAAGATGATTCGTAGGATCATGATAAAAGCAGATTTTGTAACAAGAGTGTGAGTAATGGTGACACTACATGAACAGCTTTGTGCATTGTTGTGAAGTTAAACAGTTGTCTGCAATGATAAACTTAGTAATAGTTGGTTTAAATATGGCTGGTACATCAACATCTGTGGGTATGCATATGTGTGAGAATCATATAATTTCTTtctattttaccccctttttctccccaattttcgatcttgtctcattgctgcaactccccaaagggctcgggagaggcgaaagtggagtcatgtgtcctctgaaacatgacccgccctACATGACCCGCCCTTAACATCCACCAGCTTAACGTGGAaggcagccgcaccaatgtgtcggaggaaacacagttcaactggcTACCGGGGTCAGCCTGCAGccacctggcccgccacaaggagctggtagagcgcgatgagccaagtaaagccccggTTTGTATTTCTGCAAGAGTCATGTATGACTTTTTCTTATAAGAGTCAGCAtataacctacctacctacccacccacccacaatatatatatatatattgtatt
This window encodes:
- the LOC110534548 gene encoding single-minded homolog 1-A-like isoform X4 — translated: MKEKSKNAARTRREKENSEFYELAKLLPLPSAITSQLDKASIIRLTTSYLKMRIVFPEGLGESWGHVSRTRSLDNVGRELGSHLLQTLDGFIFVVAPDGKVMYISETASVHLGLSQVELTGNSIYEYIHPADHDEMTAVLTAHQPCHSHFVQEYEMERSFFLRMKCVLAKRNAGLTCGGYKVIHCSGYLKIRQYSLDMSPFDGCYQNVGLVAVGHSLPPSAVTEIKLHSNMFMFRASLDMKLIFLDSRVAELTGYEPQDLIEKTLYHHVHSCDSFHLRCAHHLLLVKGQVTTKYYRFLAKQGGWVWVQSYATIVHNSRSSRPHCIVSVNYVLTDTEYKGLQLSLDQVTDTKPSFPFSSAPTSLTENRRAPKSRVSRAKAKARLSPYTQYTGFQAERSESDQDSPWAGSPLTDSASPQLLEQGEGLGASCAYRQFSEPRPLCYSLPITEEHHHHISSESHPHLDRHGHNQTCERGRCEAGRYFLGAPQGGTEAWWGAARSVLPLVKTSSLENGEGYESSVPHITSIHSLHNRGQWDQDSVVSSPDGGSASDSGDRYRADYFRVSPQEPSKIETLIRATQQMIKEEENRLQHRSKLHPGPDTPLGPANGLPKGPGPSFTTDYPQGVLHSVLCRGLGQVISTASSPAPLSRLSSPGSDPLLPKPKNYLQQTGQTDLSPLPQPLHHQLGCPGPCSDSSPAPALYPSHPQTQMGRPYLDKQAAAYSLTGYALEHLYDPKSLRDFCSSAGSTHYDVTSHLRMQAEQGPGHKGTSVIITNGS
- the LOC110534548 gene encoding single-minded homolog 1-A-like isoform X3 — protein: MKEKSKNAARTRREKENSEFYELAKLLPLPSAITSQLDKASIIRLTTSYLKMRIVFPEGLGESWGHVSRTRSLDNVGRELGSHLLQTLDGFIFVVAPDGKVMYISETASVHLGLSQVELTGNSIYEYIHPADHDEMTAVLTAHQPCHSHFVQEYEMERSFFLRMKCVLAKRNAGLTCGGYKVIHCSGYLKIRQYSLDMSPFDGCYQNVGLVAVGHSLPPSAVTEIKLHSNMFMFRASLDMKLIFLDSRVAELTGYEPQDLIEKTLYHHVHSCDSFHLRCAHHLCELVLVKGQVTTKYYRFLAKQGGWVWVQSYATIVHNSRSSRPHCIVSVNYVLTDTEYKGLQLSLDQVTDTKPSFPFSSAPTSLTENRRAPKSRVSRAKAKARLSPYTQYTGFQAERSESDQDSPWAGSPLTDSASPQLLEQGEGLGASCAYRQFSEPRPLCYSLPITEEHHHHISSESHPHLDRHGHNQTCERGRCEAGRYFLGAPQGGTEAWWGAARSVLPLVKTSSLENGEGYESSVPHITSIHSLHNRGQWDQDSVVSSPDGGSASDSGDRYRADYFRVSPQEPSKIETLIRATQQMIKEEENRLQHRSKLHPGPDTPLGPANGLPKGPGPSFTTDYPQGVLHSVLCRGLGQVISTASSPAPLSRLSSPGSDPLLPKPKNYLQQTGQTDLSPLPQPLHHQLGCPGPCSDSSPAPALYPSHPQTQMGRPYLDKQAAAYSLTGYALEHLYDPKSLRDFCSSAGSTHYDVTSHLRMQAEQGPGHKGTSVIITNGS
- the LOC110534548 gene encoding single-minded homolog 1-A-like isoform X1 yields the protein MKEKSKNAARTRREKENSEFYELAKLLPLPSAITSQLDKASIIRLTTSYLKMRIVFPEGLGESWGHVSRTRSLDNVGRELGSHLLQVGSHILQTLDGFIFVVAPDGKVMYISETASVHLGLSQVELTGNSIYEYIHPADHDEMTAVLTAHQPCHSHFVQEYEMERSFFLRMKCVLAKRNAGLTCGGYKVIHCSGYLKIRQYSLDMSPFDGCYQNVGLVAVGHSLPPSAVTEIKLHSNMFMFRASLDMKLIFLDSRVAELTGYEPQDLIEKTLYHHVHSCDSFHLRCAHHLCELVLVKGQVTTKYYRFLAKQGGWVWVQSYATIVHNSRSSRPHCIVSVNYVLTDTEYKGLQLSLDQVTDTKPSFPFSSAPTSLTENRRAPKSRVSRAKAKARLSPYTQYTGFQAERSESDQDSPWAGSPLTDSASPQLLEQGEGLGASCAYRQFSEPRPLCYSLPITEEHHHHISSESHPHLDRHGHNQTCERGRCEAGRYFLGAPQGGTEAWWGAARSVLPLVKTSSLENGEGYESSVPHITSIHSLHNRGQWDQDSVVSSPDGGSASDSGDRYRADYFRVSPQEPSKIETLIRATQQMIKEEENRLQHRSKLHPGPDTPLGPANGLPKGPGPSFTTDYPQGVLHSVLCRGLGQVISTASSPAPLSRLSSPGSDPLLPKPKNYLQQTGQTDLSPLPQPLHHQLGCPGPCSDSSPAPALYPSHPQTQMGRPYLDKQAAAYSLTGYALEHLYDPKSLRDFCSSAGSTHYDVTSHLRMQAEQGPGHKGTSVIITNGS
- the LOC110534548 gene encoding single-minded homolog 1-A-like isoform X2 produces the protein MKEKSKNAARTRREKENSEFYELAKLLPLPSAITSQLDKASIIRLTTSYLKMRIVFPEGLGESWGHVSRTRSLDNVGRELGSHLLQVGSHILQTLDGFIFVVAPDGKVMYISETASVHLGLSQVELTGNSIYEYIHPADHDEMTAVLTAHQPCHSHFVQEYEMERSFFLRMKCVLAKRNAGLTCGGYKVIHCSGYLKIRQYSLDMSPFDGCYQNVGLVAVGHSLPPSAVTEIKLHSNMFMFRASLDMKLIFLDSRVAELTGYEPQDLIEKTLYHHVHSCDSFHLRCAHHLLLVKGQVTTKYYRFLAKQGGWVWVQSYATIVHNSRSSRPHCIVSVNYVLTDTEYKGLQLSLDQVTDTKPSFPFSSAPTSLTENRRAPKSRVSRAKAKARLSPYTQYTGFQAERSESDQDSPWAGSPLTDSASPQLLEQGEGLGASCAYRQFSEPRPLCYSLPITEEHHHHISSESHPHLDRHGHNQTCERGRCEAGRYFLGAPQGGTEAWWGAARSVLPLVKTSSLENGEGYESSVPHITSIHSLHNRGQWDQDSVVSSPDGGSASDSGDRYRADYFRVSPQEPSKIETLIRATQQMIKEEENRLQHRSKLHPGPDTPLGPANGLPKGPGPSFTTDYPQGVLHSVLCRGLGQVISTASSPAPLSRLSSPGSDPLLPKPKNYLQQTGQTDLSPLPQPLHHQLGCPGPCSDSSPAPALYPSHPQTQMGRPYLDKQAAAYSLTGYALEHLYDPKSLRDFCSSAGSTHYDVTSHLRMQAEQGPGHKGTSVIITNGS